agtaaaaatgatgtcatatccgtttgaCAAATGTGACTCTCCATGAccgccttttgaaaaccactagtcaagaaaagcatgaccttgttagaagtcaaccctctgaacaagtgatattcgtAAGCATttctgtaatggcacacaggtaactcagttgttaaactgaagaaccgtgTCTTTGgattgccaaggacaaagacatgccactacaaaaaatatatatttggttagcagaggatggttgtttctttgaagttgaaattgcagttgcccaaaagatatacactcccttgaaacctcttagtttaaaataggtattcagaaataaaaaagcagttttctttgaaaaataacataccttgttttactcacaaacatcttgtactaATTCACcgcacaggcacatttcttattaaagtttggTTATGGGTAGGACACAGGGCAACATTCTtgatagtccatagtctttaagttgtactcactgaagtccataagtataCATGCATCCATTGAAgtttctaaagcaggggtcctcaaacttttaaagcagagggccggtccacaatccttcagactgttgagcggccgaatgatcatttgaagaaaaaaaatgaacaaattcctatgcacactgcatatgtcttatttgtagtgcaaaaacaacaacaacaaaagaaaaatacaatatttaaaaataaaaacaattttaaccaactcaaaccgatcaggatttcaatgggaagtgtggaggctgcttctggccaacaagatagtcaagttaattaggattattgttgttgtgtgccttcaagtcatttcagattttgggcgagcctaagtcaaaattttatttatttcttatttatttatttgctacttttatatcctgtccttctcaccccgaaggggactcagagcagcttacaatttatatctatctatatatataaaaggcttttggcatcacggcgactcacaaaacaacaaaacccaacaccccccaaactctaaaattggcaacacaatccatcatccctgcctctagtaagatacaacacaatcacagaaaaaacacaatcacaacaccaaaaaaaggccaaaaagctattcactgttattccacctacctaacaaagaattcccatacgccacagcaacgcgtggccgggcacagctagtatacaatatattacagtagagtcttgcttatccaacgtaaactcacagcaacccagtggttctgaccatgaaagccttcgacaacatacaagcttttaacgagtaatatgataacgtcgacatggtccgattgaaggctgaagcatgaggtttttagacaaatggatctaatttacatacgttttaatttttataatgtattttaatttatttctttattttatttacagcatttatattccgcccttctcaccccgaaggggactcagggcggatcacattacacatataggcaaacattcaatgccttttaacatagaacaaagacaagacaaacataggctccgagcggagctcgaactcatgacctcctggtcagagtgattcattgcagttaattgtagttggcttgctctcccacctgcgccacagccatatgaataaactgttatgtttattcatatcatgatcagccccccccccccccccccgaatcaaaatcctggctatgagtCAAGTGCATTGTGTCGTAAGCCATTTGGATATCACCTGAagcctttttctcttcttctctaaAAAGCATTTCTTCTTCCTCACCCCTTCTTTACTATTAAATCGATAACTCTGTGGCAAAGCAATCTACTAAAAACAAGACTTGTCTTTAACTTACAtcattattttaatgatgtatttttatagttttaattgattatatgtactgtttttaattgtttatatgtactgtttttgttttattattatgttcttggcattaaatgttgccagctgttgtaagccgccctgagtccccccgggtgagaagggccgggtataaattctggaaataaataaataaataaatacggggCTGGCTTTCTTTGGCTCGTGGGGCCAAATGCGGGCGGGTTTGTTTTTGATTTTGTTGCCaaccttccttctcccttttctcGTAGCAAAAGTACTTCGACTCCGGTGACTACAACATGGCCAAAGCCAAGATCAAGAACAAGCAGCTGCCAACGGCCGGGACGGACAAGAACCTGGTGACGGGTGACCACATCCCCACGCCCCAAGACCTCCCTCAGCGGAAGTCCTCTCTCGTCACCAGCAAGCTGGCAGGGTAACCTACACTCCTGAATGAGCTTTTCCTTTTTTCGGTAGGGTTTCTGGCTTT
The Anolis carolinensis isolate JA03-04 unplaced genomic scaffold, rAnoCar3.1.pri scaffold_14, whole genome shotgun sequence genome window above contains:
- the ensa gene encoding alpha-endosulfine isoform X2, yielding MDTQEKEAAQPERAEEAKLKAKYPNLGLQKPGGSDFLMKRLQKGQKYFDSGDYNMAKAKIKNKQLPTAGTDKNLVTGDHIPTPQDLPQRKSSLVTSKLAG